A single Triticum dicoccoides isolate Atlit2015 ecotype Zavitan chromosome 2A, WEW_v2.0, whole genome shotgun sequence DNA region contains:
- the LOC119355919 gene encoding trihelix transcription factor GTL1-like isoform X1: MQQHQHQGDASQYGAPPQPADMGPFSAQQAPAPVPLSVRPPPTQHQQQQNPQPSYDELAGASGAGASGFPDDDMLGDSGGHSGGGLGSGGNRWPREETLALIRIRSEMDTTFRDATLKGPLWEEVSRKLAELGYKRSAKKCKEKFENVHKYYKRTKEGRAGRQDGKSYRFFQELEALHAATAAAQHHQQHQEQLPLVVSAAPPPQMHAFSAPQPMSAMPPPPGPMQPAPISSAAPAPAVEPPQPPPVSLQGLSFPCMSDSESDDDDDSEDDDMTAETGGSPDGLGKRKRGGGGSKKMMAFFEGLMKQVVQRQEEMQQRFLETMEKREAERTAREEAWRRQEVARLNREQEQLAQERAAAASRDASIIAFLQRIGGQAVHVPPVVIPMPTPMQVQTPPPPKKPRQHLPPPPPSQATQQPQPQPQPQPQPIPAAPLQQQPPSQPPQHKETTREEAGTPRSAPAPTSAGLSLALVPVATEQHVVEAAGLGGGESVGGPSSSRWPKTEVHALIQLRMDMDNRYQENGPKGPLWEEISAGMRRLGYSRNSKRCKEKWENINKYFKKVKESNKRRPEDSKTCPYFHQLEAIYRKKHNGGGSSGAAANNAVVPVPAVAEHQNLNRHEIEIEGKKINDTDKRNNGGVGAAQVPTSNGQTTPPTATFDLGVKKPEDAVRELNEQPHREFTTDETDSDDMGDDYTDDGEDGEDDGKMQYRIQFQRPNPVGTNNAPPSPTTAATAAPTSTPASSFLAMVQ; the protein is encoded by the exons ATGCAGCAGCACCAGCACCAGGGTGACGCGTCTCAGTACGGGGCGCCGCCGCAGCCGGCGGACATGGGGCCGTTCTCCGCGCAGCAGGCTCCGGCCCCTGTGCCGCTGAGCGTCCGGCCACCGCCGAcccagcaccagcagcagcagaACCCGCAGCCGAGCTACGACGAATTGGCCGGCGCGTCGGGCGCCGGCGCCAGCGGCTTCCCCGACGACGACATGCTGGGCGACTCCGGCGGGCACAGCGGCGGCGGGCTGGGGTCGGGCGGCAACCGGTGGCCGCGGGAGGAGACGCTGGCCCTCATCAGGATCCGGTCGGAGATGGACACCACCTTCCGCGACGCCACCCTCAAGGGCCCCCTCTGGGAGGAGGTCTCCAG GAAGCTTGCGGAGCTGGGCTACAAGAGGAGCGCCAAGAAGTGCAAGGAGAAGTTCGAGAACGTGCACAAGTACTACAAGCGCACCAAGGAGGGCCGCGCCGGCCGGCAGGACGGCAAGAGCTACCGCTTCTTCCAGGAGCTCGAGGCACtgcacgccgccaccgccgccgcgcagCACCACCAGCAGCACCAGGAGCAGTTGCCTCTCGTCGTCAGTGCCGCCCCCCCGCCGCAGATGCACGCCTTCTCCGCGCCGCAGCCGATGAGCGCAATGCCGCCGCCGCCGGGGCCGATGCAGCCGGCCCCTATATCTTCGGCGGCGCCTGCGCCGGCCGTGGAGCCTCCCCAGCCGCCGCCTGTCAGCCTGCAAGGTCTGAGCTTCCCGTGCATGTCCGACTCCGAGTCGGATGACGACGACGACTCCGAGGACGACGACATGACGGCCGAGACCGGCGGCAGCCCGGACGGCCTCGGCAAGCGAAAGCGTGGCGGCGGGGGTAGCAAAAAGATGATGGCTTTCTTCGAGGGCCTGATGAAGCAGGTCGTACAGAGGCAGGAGGAGATGCAGCAGCGGTTCCTGGAGACCATGGAGAAGAGGGAGGCCGAGCGCACGGCGCGGGAGGAGGCCTGGCGCCGGCAGGAGGTGGCCCGGCTTAACCGTGAGCAGGAGCAGCTCGCCCAAGAGCGCGCCGCGGCAGCTTCCCGCGATGCCTCCATCATCGCCTTCCTCCAGCGCATCGGTGGGCAGGCCGTGCATGTCCCACCCGTCGTCATCCCCATGCCAACGCCGATGCAGGTCCAGACCCCGCCGCCGCCAAAGAAACCTCGACAGCacctgccgccaccgccaccgtcacAGGCCACACAGCAGCCACAGCCGCAGCCGCAGCCTCAGCCTCAGCCCATCCCAGCTGCGCCCCTCCAACAACAACCGCCGTCGCAACCACCACAGCACAAGGAAACGACGCGCGAAGAGGCCGGGACGCCCCGCAGCGCACCGGCCCCGACTTCTGCCGGCTTATCACTCGCGCTGGTTCCCGTCGCCACGGAGCAGCACGTCGTCGAGGCCGCTGGTCTGGGAGGAGGGGAGAGCGTAGGGGGGCCGTCGTCGTCACGGTGGCCCAAGACGGAGGTGCACGCGCTTATCCAGCTGCGCATGGACATGGACAATCGCTACCAGGAGAACGGACCAAAGGGCCCGCTCTGGGAGGAGATCTCCGCCGGGATGCGGCGGCTGGGTTACAGCCGCAACTCCAAACGGTGCAAGGAGAAGTGGGAGAACATCAACAAGTACTTCAAGAAGGTGAAGGAGAGCAACAAGAGGCGGCCGGAGGACTCCAAGACATGCCCGTACTTCCACCAGCTCGAGGCCATCTACCGCAAGAAGCAcaacggcggcggcagcagcggcgccGCGGCCAACAACGCCGTCGTGCCTGTCCCTGCCGTCGCGGAGCATCAGAACCTGAACCGGCACGAGATCGAGATCGAGGGGAAGAAGATCAACGACACCGACAAGAGGAACAACGGAGGAGTCGGAGCCGCGCAGGTACCGACAAGCAACGGGCAGACAACGCCGCCGACGGCCACGTTCGACCTGGGCGTAAAAAAG CCAGAAGACGCTGTGAGGGAGCTGAACGAGCAGCCGCACCGGGAGTTCACGACGGACGAGACCGACAGCGACGACATGGGCGATGACTACACTGACGACGGCGAGGACGGCGAGGACGACGGCAAAATGCAGTACAGGATACAGTTCCAGAGGCCAAACCCCGTCGGCACCAACAATGCGCCTCCATCACCAACCACCGCGGCGACAGCGGCGCCGACATCGACCCCCGCGAGCTCCTTTCTCGCCATGGTTCAGTAG
- the LOC119355919 gene encoding trihelix transcription factor GTL1-like isoform X2, with amino-acid sequence MQQHQHQGDASQYGAPPQPADMGPFSAQQAPAPVPLSVRPPPTQHQQQQNPQPSYDELAGASGAGASGFPDDDMLGDSGGHSGGGLGSGGNRWPREETLALIRIRSEMDTTFRDATLKGPLWEEVSRKLAELGYKRSAKKCKEKFENVHKYYKRTKEGRAGRQDGKSYRFFQELEALHAATAAAQHHQQHQEQLPLVVSAAPPPQMHAFSAPQPMSAMPPPPGPMQPAPISSAAPAPAVEPPQPPPVSLQGLSFPCMSDSESDDDDDSEDDDMTAETGGSPDGLGKRKRGGGGSKKMMAFFEGLMKQVVQRQEEMQQRFLETMEKREAERTAREEAWRRQEVARLNREQEQLAQERAAAASRDASIIAFLQRIGGQAVHVPPVVIPMPTPMQVQTPPPPKKPRQHLPPPPPSQATQQPQPQPQPQPQPIPAAPLQQQPPSQPPQHKETTREEAGTPRSAPAPTSAGLSLALVPVATEQHVVEAAGLGGGESVGGPSSSRWPKTEVHALIQLRMDMDNRYQENGPKGPLWEEISAGMRRLGYSRNSKRCKEKWENINKYFKKVKESNKRRPEDSKTCPYFHQLEAIYRKKHNGGGSSGAAANNAVVPVPAVAEHQNLNRHEIEIEGKKINDTDKRNNGGVGAAQVPTSNGQTTPPTATFDLGVKKKTL; translated from the exons ATGCAGCAGCACCAGCACCAGGGTGACGCGTCTCAGTACGGGGCGCCGCCGCAGCCGGCGGACATGGGGCCGTTCTCCGCGCAGCAGGCTCCGGCCCCTGTGCCGCTGAGCGTCCGGCCACCGCCGAcccagcaccagcagcagcagaACCCGCAGCCGAGCTACGACGAATTGGCCGGCGCGTCGGGCGCCGGCGCCAGCGGCTTCCCCGACGACGACATGCTGGGCGACTCCGGCGGGCACAGCGGCGGCGGGCTGGGGTCGGGCGGCAACCGGTGGCCGCGGGAGGAGACGCTGGCCCTCATCAGGATCCGGTCGGAGATGGACACCACCTTCCGCGACGCCACCCTCAAGGGCCCCCTCTGGGAGGAGGTCTCCAG GAAGCTTGCGGAGCTGGGCTACAAGAGGAGCGCCAAGAAGTGCAAGGAGAAGTTCGAGAACGTGCACAAGTACTACAAGCGCACCAAGGAGGGCCGCGCCGGCCGGCAGGACGGCAAGAGCTACCGCTTCTTCCAGGAGCTCGAGGCACtgcacgccgccaccgccgccgcgcagCACCACCAGCAGCACCAGGAGCAGTTGCCTCTCGTCGTCAGTGCCGCCCCCCCGCCGCAGATGCACGCCTTCTCCGCGCCGCAGCCGATGAGCGCAATGCCGCCGCCGCCGGGGCCGATGCAGCCGGCCCCTATATCTTCGGCGGCGCCTGCGCCGGCCGTGGAGCCTCCCCAGCCGCCGCCTGTCAGCCTGCAAGGTCTGAGCTTCCCGTGCATGTCCGACTCCGAGTCGGATGACGACGACGACTCCGAGGACGACGACATGACGGCCGAGACCGGCGGCAGCCCGGACGGCCTCGGCAAGCGAAAGCGTGGCGGCGGGGGTAGCAAAAAGATGATGGCTTTCTTCGAGGGCCTGATGAAGCAGGTCGTACAGAGGCAGGAGGAGATGCAGCAGCGGTTCCTGGAGACCATGGAGAAGAGGGAGGCCGAGCGCACGGCGCGGGAGGAGGCCTGGCGCCGGCAGGAGGTGGCCCGGCTTAACCGTGAGCAGGAGCAGCTCGCCCAAGAGCGCGCCGCGGCAGCTTCCCGCGATGCCTCCATCATCGCCTTCCTCCAGCGCATCGGTGGGCAGGCCGTGCATGTCCCACCCGTCGTCATCCCCATGCCAACGCCGATGCAGGTCCAGACCCCGCCGCCGCCAAAGAAACCTCGACAGCacctgccgccaccgccaccgtcacAGGCCACACAGCAGCCACAGCCGCAGCCGCAGCCTCAGCCTCAGCCCATCCCAGCTGCGCCCCTCCAACAACAACCGCCGTCGCAACCACCACAGCACAAGGAAACGACGCGCGAAGAGGCCGGGACGCCCCGCAGCGCACCGGCCCCGACTTCTGCCGGCTTATCACTCGCGCTGGTTCCCGTCGCCACGGAGCAGCACGTCGTCGAGGCCGCTGGTCTGGGAGGAGGGGAGAGCGTAGGGGGGCCGTCGTCGTCACGGTGGCCCAAGACGGAGGTGCACGCGCTTATCCAGCTGCGCATGGACATGGACAATCGCTACCAGGAGAACGGACCAAAGGGCCCGCTCTGGGAGGAGATCTCCGCCGGGATGCGGCGGCTGGGTTACAGCCGCAACTCCAAACGGTGCAAGGAGAAGTGGGAGAACATCAACAAGTACTTCAAGAAGGTGAAGGAGAGCAACAAGAGGCGGCCGGAGGACTCCAAGACATGCCCGTACTTCCACCAGCTCGAGGCCATCTACCGCAAGAAGCAcaacggcggcggcagcagcggcgccGCGGCCAACAACGCCGTCGTGCCTGTCCCTGCCGTCGCGGAGCATCAGAACCTGAACCGGCACGAGATCGAGATCGAGGGGAAGAAGATCAACGACACCGACAAGAGGAACAACGGAGGAGTCGGAGCCGCGCAGGTACCGACAAGCAACGGGCAGACAACGCCGCCGACGGCCACGTTCGACCTGGGCGTAAAAAAG AAGACGCTGTGA